The region ATGCTCCTTCTCTAGAAGCAAAAATGATAATGTTAAAATATAAGTCTGTCCTCTTGTTCAAATATCTAACGCAGGAACAGAGCGGCTGCAAAGCACCTCATCGAGCGCTACTTCCGGCAGTTAACCGAAGGCTGTGGAAATGGCGACTGCACGAATGAATTTTGTGCATCATGTCACGATTTTCAGCCTTTGGATAACAATTCAGCAGCTGCCAAAGCACTCCAGCTGTTTAAGATTAATGCCAAACTGTGCAATCCTCACCCCTCCAAGAAAGAATGTGACAAACCACCCTCAGGGTCCAGCACGGAGGGAAACGCTCATCTGGACGATACAATGAGTGACGTGGACCGGTTTCCCCACAAAGAGGACTTCTCAGGTATTGTAAAAGCGACTCTTATGGACTCCGCCATTGAATTGCTTGACAGTCGACtcactttctgtctttctgttttcatGCAGATGTTCATTACCTGACAGAGAACACTGTATATATGatcctgacttcctgtgaggAGGAAGGAGATTACTCTGCTCTCATCCGTACCGTTGGCAGGATCTTCTCTAACGTCGATGCCTTGATGCAGAGCTTCAGGAAGGATGAACCCAAAACCACTGAAAATCTTGACTCCTTGAAACTGAACAGTGAGCTGGGCGCTTCTTCTTCATCTAACTCATCAAACGAGGGTCCTGATGAAATGTCCGACCTTTCTGATGTCACGGTTGACATCTCTGCCGTGAGGAGAGTCTACGACAAAATCCTGTCCATCAATCAGGTGGAGGCAGCTCTTGTAAATGCACTCATTTATCTCACTCCAAACATGGAACTGGACCTGGAATACCTTGATGTGTACGAAACAAATACAGATTACCTGAATATCTTCATCATTGTGATGGAGAACAGTAACCTTCACAGCCCAGAGTACCTGGAAGTGGCATTGCCACAGTTTTGTAAAGCGATGAGCAAACTTCCCGTCACTGCTCTCGCCAGGCTGTCGAAGCTGTGGTCCACGTATGATCTCCCACACGTCCGCCGTATGATGGAGACCTTCCAGCAGGTCATCACTTTTACAGTCGTCAGCAATGAATATGACGGAGTAAATCTGGTGAATGACGATGAGACTGTTGTGGCTGCAACCCAGTGTTTAAAAGTTGTCTTTTACGCAAGTATCCAGGGTGGGAATGTGGACGTGGAGAACAacgaggaggatgaggatgactTGGAGTCCGATGAGCTCACCCTGCACGAGCTGCTGGGTGAGGAGCAGCTCTACAAGAAGGGTCCCCGGGTCGATCCGCTGGAGAAAGAACTGGGTATCAGATCTATAGACAGCATCAAACCTCTGATCCCCTTTGAGGATTTCATAAACGAGTCTCTGAATGAAGTGTTGGAGATGGACAAGGACTTCACCTTCTTCAAAGTCAATGCTGAAACCAAGTTTTCCTTCCAGAGCTGCCCCTTCATTCTCAGCGTCGTCACCAAGAACCAAGGGCTGTATTACGACAACAGGATCAGGATGTACAGCGAGCGACGCCTCACGGCCCTCTACAGCATGGCCCAGGGTCAAGAACCCAACCCTTACCTCAAGATCAAAGTACGCAGAGATCACATCATCGACGACGCCCTTGTCCGGGTGAGTTCACCGCGTCGGGGTGTTTCTGATTATGTGATTGAGTCCTGTCATGTCAGCGGAACAACCTCCTGTGTTGCAGCTGGAGATGATCTCCATGGAGAACCCGTCCGATCTGAAGAAGCAGCTGTTTGTGGAGTTTGAGGGGGAGCAAGGAGTCGACGAGGGAGGTGTTTCCAAGGAATTCTTTCAGCTGGTCTTGGAGGAAATTTTCAATCCAGACATAGGTGAGAATTAAAATGACAGCTTCATATGATCATACTGGCTTTCCATACATCCATGCTATAAACAGAACAGATACACATTTTGAAAGGTGCACCTTTTCTCCGTTTACAAGGGTCAGATGAGACGATTGACATAAATGCCACATAGCTTATCTTACTGATGTGACTGGAAATGTTGAAGCAGCTAAACTGGTTCTGTTTAGATGCACAAACatctgccccccgccccccataaAACCTGCTAACCAACATGCTAAACTTTGCTTATTGATTTCGTACAAACAGCTGAAACACCTTAGTTTGGCCtacacaaatgtacaaaaatggATCAAACCATAAAGATAATAATCAGATTttgaggttttgttttgtttctttgctcTGAACAGAGAAAAATCATTCGTTTCCGTTTCCAGCTCATAACTAATATTCTACCGACGAGATTGGTGTTAATCTTTCAAACTGAACCTATGCAGAAAAGGCAATGATGCTTCACTGTTCCTTGATGTATTCATTTGTGCATgtttctctccttctgtctgACTCTCTGAACAGGAATGTTCACCTATGATGATGAGACAAAGCTCTTTTGGTTTAATTCATCCTCATTGGAAAATGAAGCACAATACACTCTGGTCGGACTCGTCTTGGGTCTGGCCATTTACAACAACTGCATCCTGGATGTACATTTCCCCATGGTGGTCTACAGAAAACTGCTGGGCAAGAAAGGAACCTACTTGGACCTGTCGGACTCGCATCCAGTACAGTAACCCTCTCTAGAGTTAACAGACAGCAAAGGCGATAAAGAAGTTGTTAGAATAGTTGCAGATACAGAGGGAAGCTTGTCTCTAGTCTTCATATGATTGTTGAGAATCAAGACAATCACAGCGCAACCAAAGTTTCTGTTTACAGCGTCCTGTTGGGACATGGAAGCCTTTCTTATTTAGAatggattaaaaacatttcGTTAAGACTTGTAACCTTTTAAAGGCAGTTGAACTGTATTTCTTTTGAACTGAGATAGACTAGCTGTTTCCAGTCTGTGTGCTAAGATGACTCGCCTGGTTTCATATTTATTGCCGGACTTGTAATAATATTCCTCTAAAGACATCCCAAAACATGTGTTTCACAGCAGTTGTTCTCTTTTGCCTGtaggtcctctaccagagtcTGAAGGAGTTGCTTGAATATTCTGGCAATGTAGAGGAAGACATGATGCTTACCTTCCAGATATCACACAAAGACCTTTTTGGAAGCCCCATCTTACATGAATTAAAAGAACAAGGAGATCAGATCCCCGTTACCAAGGAGAATAGACAGGTAAAGTAATTCATCTGATCTCTCCTGCCCATGTCCTGTCAGTCAGGCCATTTTTCTGTAATCCTGCAAActttactgtaaatgtaatgagtgtttttacatttgtggtTATTCACAGGAGTTTGTGTACCTATATGCTGAATACATACTGAACAAGAGTGTGGAGAGGCAATTCAAAGCCTTCAAAAAAGGTTTCCTCATGGTCACAAATGAGTCCCCACTGAAATATTTGTTCAGACCTGAGGAAGTAGAGCTGCTTATCTGCGGAAGCAGGGTGAGGAAGTAAACCTTGATTTCAATGTTGTTGCTTTATCGTCTCTTTTATGAGTTAAAGAGATATCTGGATTTCACAGAAACTCGACTTTGACGCACTTGAAAAGACAACCGAATACGATGGAGGTTATAGCAGAGACAGTCAAATTATCAGGTAAGTC is a window of Antennarius striatus isolate MH-2024 chromosome 7, ASM4005453v1, whole genome shotgun sequence DNA encoding:
- the ube3a gene encoding ubiquitin-protein ligase E3A; its protein translation is MNRAAAKHLIERYFRQLTEGCGNGDCTNEFCASCHDFQPLDNNSAAAKALQLFKINAKLCNPHPSKKECDKPPSGSSTEGNAHLDDTMSDVDRFPHKEDFSDVHYLTENTVYMILTSCEEEGDYSALIRTVGRIFSNVDALMQSFRKDEPKTTENLDSLKLNSELGASSSSNSSNEGPDEMSDLSDVTVDISAVRRVYDKILSINQVEAALVNALIYLTPNMELDLEYLDVYETNTDYLNIFIIVMENSNLHSPEYLEVALPQFCKAMSKLPVTALARLSKLWSTYDLPHVRRMMETFQQVITFTVVSNEYDGVNLVNDDETVVAATQCLKVVFYASIQGGNVDVENNEEDEDDLESDELTLHELLGEEQLYKKGPRVDPLEKELGIRSIDSIKPLIPFEDFINESLNEVLEMDKDFTFFKVNAETKFSFQSCPFILSVVTKNQGLYYDNRIRMYSERRLTALYSMAQGQEPNPYLKIKVRRDHIIDDALVRLEMISMENPSDLKKQLFVEFEGEQGVDEGGVSKEFFQLVLEEIFNPDIGMFTYDDETKLFWFNSSSLENEAQYTLVGLVLGLAIYNNCILDVHFPMVVYRKLLGKKGTYLDLSDSHPVLYQSLKELLEYSGNVEEDMMLTFQISHKDLFGSPILHELKEQGDQIPVTKENRQEFVYLYAEYILNKSVERQFKAFKKGFLMVTNESPLKYLFRPEEVELLICGSRKLDFDALEKTTEYDGGYSRDSQIIRDFWETIHSFGEEQKKLFLQFTTGTDRAPVGGLGKLKMIIAKNGSDTDRLPTSHTCFNALLLPEYSSKEKLRERLLKAITYAKGFGML